A single Anopheles funestus chromosome 2RL, idAnoFuneDA-416_04, whole genome shotgun sequence DNA region contains:
- the LOC125761048 gene encoding tetratricopeptide repeat protein 28 isoform X1: MHTERRHRHRNRGTVTGHQTTGSTAMTATAITAQQQPAIHPTVWEILSAELILSNEPEGTPELPAANRALFLEKVRQSNTACQNGDFSTAVQLYTDALGLDPGNHILYSNRSAARLKQGQFALALQDATRARELCPQWPKAYFRQGVALQCLGRYGEALAAFSAGLAQDPNSKQLLAGLVEASIKSPLRHALEPTFQQLKAMKLDQSPFVVISVVGQELLGAGQYHAAVTVLESALRIGSCSLKLRGSVFSALSSAHWALNQLDKAIAYMQQDLAVAKSLGDTAGECRAHGNLGSAYFSQGSYKEALTSHRYQLVLAMKCKDTQAAAAALTSLGHVYTAIGDYPNALASHKQCVQLVKQMGDRLQEAREIGNVGAVYLAMGEFDSAVDCHTQHLRLARKLGNQVEEARAYSNLGSSYHYKRNFTQAITYHESVLRIAQQLGDRAIEARAYAGLGHAARCGHDFVQAKRWHEKQLEMALAARDKVGEGRACSNLGIVYQLLGEHDAALKLHQAHLTIARQLQDKAGMGRAYGNIGNAYSAAGYYESAIKYHKQELIISKEVHDRSAEASTHGNLAVAYQALGAHDMALMHYRAHLNIARELKDTAGEACALLNLGNCLSSRQEFAQAVPYYEQYLMLSQELGDVAAEGKACHFLGYAHYCIGNYREAVRYYDQDLALAKDLQNKMNMGRAYCNLGLAHLALGNTGGALECQKYFLAIAHMTNHLPGKFRALGNIGDVLIRMGDVDEAIKMYQRQLALARQTRERGMEAAACGALGLAHRLLKKLDKALGYHTQELTLRQEMSDLPGECRAHGHLGAVHMALGNYTHAVKCYQEQLERAQELQDSAVEAQAFGNLGIARLNMGHYEDAIGYLEQQLGTLEQVNTPTAQHDRARALGHLGDCYDALGDYHTEAIKCHERHLQLAIALQSPRDQERAYRGLGNCYKSVGNLQEALVCLEKRLVVSHELGNPEAKAAAYGDLGSIHSALGNYEQAINCLEHQRDIARELGDRVLTSDAISGLGAVFQQMGDYDESLRLHKQDLELGESINHSTLQARACGNLGSVYDALRNYTESARYYEKQLTLTSDRQTKAHACLALGRVYHAMEQVPQAVGFLRQGLAIAQSLNKLEDEAKLRYRLGLSLVASGDDDAARQQMESAAQILESIRSDQVTPEARTQLYDLQTSCYQTLQRVLVGLGRTEEALVAAERCRSRMGADSNQSAENSLNNRKTLLTCSEYIFDTVNRSKTNIIYYSLAGSDLYAWFLQPQKRIVRFHATKLDEQTLPMMKKKALMGSGTTVSVDKKVNPLEEATGENSLLEQYINFVRDCLGVNSGSVLQEGDGSGWKSSNENLIDDFTNERAGFLRMVNRNHLLNSSNYSLSSLFSLGSVGGSVASLQGSTRSIGSLQGSTRSRRSNMLPPWQGPSCLHVLYNLLLAPFEDLLPDISTTARIGRRELILVLEKELYLVPFAILRSGDEDGEYLSERCSLLTVPSLHTLRQKSRIKTREPAEGLNSALVIGGPKIPSSLSDTWGWSDSPASLQEAAMVSDMLNTKPLVSSSATKESVVSELPAAECVHFAANVSWKLGAVVLSPGEVLDSQSQKRFYPNAGGELLGGDNDEETTDLSTSNMEIPPLSDFILSAADLLSMKLTAKLVVLSSYHSVEPITGSGVANLAGSWLFAGTGAVLVSLWPVPETAAKILLRAFYSALLQGTRAARALAEAMQTVQHTKHFAHPANWAGFILIGGNVRLSNKVALIGQALCELMRTPDKCRDALRVCLHLVEKSLQRIHRGQKNAMYTTQKSIDNKAGPVSGWKDLLMAVGFRFEPAANGIPSSVFFPQSDPEDRLSQCSASLQALLGLSPTTLHALSKLVHGAEIADEIIGVMRNVVAQFPSKATDNESAIDVPLSVRLWRVSGCHELLASLGFDLMEVGQDQVTLRTGKQANRRNCQFVLQALLALFDTQEAPKSLGIESSSSSESLNEEETSDEQQSVQQSQQSQQSAQQQQQQQHQQQQQQQQSSQQSQQAQLKASTGASPTPTSGDSQQRSISPAVTVKSQTSYNFSRPPLPLRRVPFLSTRSAFISYVRRRGEPDGGQTDSAQSVSNGTAVPNGNVLDTSLANTTDSELSDGYTTQQILLKSDHLAKGLGYSSLRGTIKVSRPGGGGESDAAFTPSPPVTIQNVDQNVSLALAHQTRIKNLYTNNGNMHGVVSGALNGVHGPIASSGMAIGAGAYTLQDTLRDGVHHHPNPSHHRRPDSSSSASSATDWEGSGHATVLRRAAHQGHHLPPLPPPRQTLPMVESLRPLAPLAPVYNNINGAVGPGGPTGKNSVPNGGQKSLSVLESTSSDSEFERSFDLPAGSSNAASISSKLTSLAHSLQSMRTRNKLKLGPPPHGQHLQQQQQQQQQQQQQHQQHQQLHGQQQSHGQLHGQHQLHGTSTGSTTTIARSKLPVDQFGFLDRLSCRTEISSSATLGNHVAPPRKPLSTLPDDERTLNLNANKLYFSPTDAEMLPLAEASPSDLGLGAKAHAPPMGQPMMGSAGVGTLTVVPVTSSKDGTKSNQKTIQDSILRHMSREMTPTISEVYHERNIGLGLAPSLSKLLLSKNYDESAELGSKGSNSVTAVAASAAAAAVSMLNKPSAALTVGNLAEAMNEIEMNATTSSKLDEGACAICHSPSDLLCGCSATSTVAAVAAMTAALGANTTMAKKSSSNKPWLSNVSPNIVKASDLTTADILEQQKQLKSSVSSGLTSNLSSSTENSLSTVVKRSGSPFSDLSRRDEGDGRSVADSQCSGSFRTDITGSTVTTSKSQQQMVSSQQQQQQQQQQQQQQQQHQKQQQPSQQQQQTGGGEQNSASVPSVAITTATTVTQQRGKYIIDT; this comes from the exons ATGCACACCGAGCGGCGACATCGGCATCGGAACCGTGGTACGGTAACCGGCCATCAAACTACCGGCAGTACCGCGATGACGGCCACCGCCATCACAGCGCAACAGCAACCCGCCATCCATCCCACCGTCTGGGAGATTCTATCCGCCGAGCTGATCCTTTCG AACGAACCGGAAGGTACGCCGGAACTGCCAGCGGCCAACAGGGCCCTCTTCCTGGAGAAGGTGCGCCAGTCAAATACCGCGTGCCAGAATGGTGACTTCAGTACCGCGGTCCAGCTGTACACGGATGCGCTCGGGCTGGACCCGGGCAACCACATCCTCTACAGCAACCGATCGGCGGCACGATTAAAACAGGGCCAGTTTGCGCTCGCCCTACAGGACGCAACGCGTGCCCGCGAGCTGTGTCCCCAGTGGCCGAAGGCGTATTTCCGGCAGGGTGTCGCGTTACAGTGCCTCGGCCGGTATGGGGAAGCGCTGGCAGCGTTCAGTGCCGGCCTTGCCCAAGATCCCAACAGCAAGCAGCTGCTGGCCGGGCTGGTGGAAGCCTCGATCAAGAGTCCGTTGCGGCACGCACTCGAACCAACGTTCCAGCAGCTGAAAGCGATGAAGCTCGATCAGTCACCGTTCGTGGTGATATCGGTGGTTGGGCAGGAGTTGCTCGGTGCCGGCCAGTACCATGCCGCCGTTACCGTGCTCGAGTCGGCGCTACGGATCGGGTCCTGTTCGCTCAAGCTGCGTGGTTCCGTCTTTTCGGCGCTAAGTTCCGCCCACTGGGCATTGAATCAGCTGGACAAAGCGATCGCTTACATGCAGCAGGATCTTGCGGTGGCCAAAAGTCTCGGTGATACGGCGGGTGAATGTCGGGCGCACGGGAACCTTGGTTCGGCTTACTTTAGCCAGGGTTCGTACAAGGAGGCATTAACGTCGCACCGCTACCAGCTAGTGTTGGCGATGAAGTGCAAAGATACGCAGGCGGCTGCGGCCGCTCTTACCTCGCTCGGTCACGTATATACGGCCATCGGTGATTACCCGAATGCGCTTGCCTCACACAAACAGTGCGTACAGTTGGTGAAACAGATGGGTGATCGGTTGCAGGAAGCGCGCGAAATCGGTAACGTCGGTGCAGTGTATTTGGCGATGGGTGAGTTCGATTCGGCGGTCGACTGTCACACGCAGCACCTGCGGCTTGCCCGGAAGCTAGGCAACCAGGTGGAGGAGGCAAGGGCGTACAGTAATCTTGGTTCGAGTTATCACTACAAGCGCAACTTCACGCAAGCCATCACCTACCACGAGAGTGTGCTGCGGATAGCGCAGCAGCTTGGTGATCGTGCGATCGAAGCCCGGGCATATGCTGGGCTTGGACATGCGGCACGCTGCGGGCACGACTTTGTGCAGGCCAAACGGTGGCACGAGAAGCAGCTGGAGATGGCACTGGCCGCACGTGATAAGGTGGGTGAGGGTCGTGCCTGTTCCAACCTGGGCATTGTGTATCAGCTGCTAGGGGAGCATGATGCGGCGCTTAAACTGCACCAggcacatcttaccatcgcaCGTCAGCTGCAGGATAAGGCTGGCATGGGACGTGCGTACGGCAATATTGGCAATGCGTACTCAGCGGCCGGCTACTACGAGTCAGCGATCAAGTACCACAAACAGGAGCTTATCATCAGCAAGGAGGTGCACGATCGTAGTGCGGAAGCATCCACGCACGGGAACTTAGCCGTTGCGTATCAAGCACTCGGTGCACACGATATGGCGCTGATGCATTACCGTGCTCATCTGAACATTGCCCGCGAACTGAAAGACACTGCCGGGGAGGCCTGTGCATTGCTTAATTTAGGTAACTGTTTGAGCTCGAGGCAAGAGTTTGCCCAAGCCGTACCGTACTATGAGCAGTATCTTATGCTGTCCCAGGAGCTGGGTGATGTGGCGGCCGAAGGTAAGGCGTGTCATTTTCTTGGTTACGCACACTATTGCATCGGTAACTACCGGGAAGCGGTACGGTACTACGATCAGGATCTAGCACTCGCAAAGGATTTGCAGAACAAGATGAACATGGGCCGAGCGTACTGTAACCTTGGGCTAGCACACCTTGCGCTCGGAAACACCGGTGGTGCGCTGGAATGTCAGAAGTATTTTCTTGCCATTGCTCACATGACTAACCACCTGCCGGGGAAGTTTCGGGCACTTGGGAATATTGGTGATGTGTTGATCCGGATGGGTGATGTAGATGAGGCGATCAAGATGTACCAACGCCAGCTCGCCCTCGCTAGACAAACCCGTGAACGTGGCATGGAAGCTGCTGCCTGTGGTGCACTCGGACTTGCGCATCGACTGCTCAAAAAGCTCGACAAAGCCCTGGGCTATCACACGCAGGAGCTAACGCTTCGGCAGGAGATGAGTGACCTGCCGGGTGAGTGTCGCGCACATGGACATCTGGGTGCGGTGCACATGGCGCTTGGTAACTATACGCACGCAGTTAAATGCTACCAGGAGCAACTAGAACGCGCCCAAGAGCTGCAAGATTCGGCGGTCGAGGCGCAAGCATTTGGCAATCTAGGTATTGCACGGTTAAACATGGGCCATTACGAAGATGCGATCGGGTATCTCGAGCAACAGTTGGGTACGCTGGAGCAGGTCAACACCCCGACGGCGCAGCACGATCGAGCGAGGGCACTAGGACACTTGGGTGACTGTTACGATGCACTCGGCGATTATCACACGGAGGCGATCAAGTGTCACGAACGCCACCTGCAGCTAGCCATCGCACTGCAGAGTCCGCGCGATCAGGAGCGAGCCTACCGCGGGCTCGGCAACTGCTACAAATCCGTTGGCAATCTTCAGGAGGCGCTCGTGTGCCTCGAAAAGCGGCTGGTCGTATCGCACGAGCTAGGCAACCCGGAAGCGAAGGCGGCAGCGTACGGTGATCTGGGAAGCATACACAGTGCGCTCGGTAACTATGAACAGGCGATCAACTGTCTCGAGCATCAGCGCGATATTGCCCGCGAGCTTGGCGATCGTGTGCTAACGTCGGACGCGATCAGTGGGCTTGGTGCAGTTTTCCAACAGATGGGTGACTACGACGAATCGTTACGGTTACACAAACAGGACCTCGAGCTGGGTGAGAGTATCAATCATAGCACACTGCAGGCACGCGCTTGTGGTAACCTTGGCTCCGTCTATGACGCACTGCGAAACTACACGGAATCGGCCCGGTACTACGAGAAGCAGCTTACACTGACGTCCGACcggcaaacaaaagcacacgCCTGTCTCGCTTTGGGGCGGGTCTATCACGCAATGGAGCAAGTGCCGCAGGCGGTCGGTTTTCTACGGCAGGGTCTAGCCATCGCTCAATCTCTCAACAAGCTGGAGGATGAAGCGAAGCTACGCTACCGGCTCGGGCTTTCGTTGGTCGCCtccggtgatgatgatgcggctCGCCAGCAGATGGAAAGTGCGGCACAGATCCTCGAGTCAATACGCAGCGACCAGGTAACGCCGGAAGCCCGTACCCAGCTGTACGATCTGCAAACATCCTGCTATCAAACGCTGCAGCGCGTACTGGTTGGGTTGGGTCGCACGGAGGAGGCACTGGTCGCGGCCGAACGCTGTCGGTCACGTATGGGTGCCGACTCGAACCAGAGTGCGGAGAATTCGCTCAATAATCGCAAAACGCTGCTCACCTGCAGCGAGTACATCTTCGACACAGTCAATCGCAGTAAGACGAACATCATCTACTACAGCCTTGCTGGGTCCGATCTGTACGCATGGTTCCTGCAGCCCCAGAAGCGTATCGTACGCTTTCACGCGACCAAACTCGACGAACAGACGCTAccgatgatgaagaagaaggCGTTGATGGGATCGGGTACGACCGTTTCGGTGGACAAAAAGGTCAACCCGCTGGAGGAAGCTACGGGTGAAAATAGTCTGCTCGAGCAGTACATTAACTTTGTGCGCGATTGTTTGGGCGTTAACTCGGGCAGCGTGTTGCAGGAAGGGGACGGTAGCGGTTGGAAGTCTTCGAACGAGAACCTGATCGATGACTTCACGAATGAACGGGCCGGATTTTTGCGTATGGTCAACCGGAATCATTTGCTTAATTCGAGTAACTATTCACTGAGTTCGCTCTTCAGTCTCGGCAGTGTCGGTGGCTCGGTCGCCAGTCTGCAGGGTTCAACAAG GTCTATTGGAAGCCTGCAGGGATCGACACGATCGAGACGTTCGAACATGCTGCCACCGTGGCAAGGGCCGTCCTGTTTACACGTCCTGTACAATCTACTGTTGGCACCGTTCGAAGATTTGCTACCCGATATAAGCACAA CTGCTCGAATTGGTCGTCGCGAGTTGATTCTAGTACTGGAAAAGGAACTCTACCTGGTCCCGTTTGCTATCCTGCGTAGTGGTGATGAAGATGGTGAATATCTTTCAGAACGTTGCTCGCTCCTGACCGTGCCGTCGTTGCACACACTGCGCCAAAAAAGTCGCATCAAAACACGCGAACCAG CGGAAGGATTAAACAGTGCGCTCGTCATCGGTGGACCGAAGATACCGTCCTCACTCTCCGATACCTGGGGTTGGTCGGATTCTCCCGCCTCACTGCAGGAAGCAGCCATGGTGTCCGATATGCTCAACACGAAACCGCTTGTCAGCTCGAGTGCTACCAAAGAGTCCGTCGTTTCCGAGCTGCCTGCCGCAGAATGTGTGCACTTTGCGGCCAACGTTAGCTGGAAGCTTGGTGCGGTTGTGCTCAGTCCCGGTGAGGTGTTGGATTCACAGTCACAGAAGCGTTTCTATCCGAACGCGGGCGGTGAACTGTTGGGTGGTGATAATGACGAAGAGACAACGGATTTGTCCACCTCGAACATGGAGATCCCACCCCTGTCCGACTTCATTCTCAGTGCGGCCGATCTGCTGTCGATGAAGCTGACCGCAAAGTTGGTTGTGTTGAGTTCGTACCATTCGGTCGAACCCATCACCGGAAGCGGTGTGGCTAACCTGGCCGGAAGTTGGCTGTTTGCTGGAACCGGTGCCGTACTCGTATCATTGTGGCCCGTCCCCGAAACGGCTGCCAAGATTTTACTGCGCGCCTTCTACTCAGCGTTGCTGCAAGGTACGCGCGCGGCACGGGCCCTTGCCGAAGCGATGCAAACCGTTCAGCACACGAAACACTTTGCCCATCCGGCGAACTGGGCCGGATTTATTCTGATCGGTGGTAATGTGCGACTGTCGAACAAGGTCGCCCTGATAGGGCAAGCACTGTGCGAACTGATGCGCACTCCGGACAAGTGTCGCGATGCGTTGCGCGTTTGTCTGCATCTGGTCGAGAAAAGCTTGCAGCGCATTCATCGTGGCCAGAAGAACGCCATGTACACCACACAGAAAAGCATTGACAATAAGGCGGGCCCGGTAAGTGGATGGAAGGATCTGCTGATGGCGGTCGGGTTTCGGTTCGAACCGGCCGCGAACGGTATCCCGTCCAGCGTGTTCTTCCCGCAAAGTGATCCGGAGGATCGATTGTCCCAGTGTTCCGCTAGTCTGCAGGCTTTGCTCGGACTGTCGCCGACGACACTGCACGCACTGTCCAAGTTGGTGCATGGAGCCGAAATTGCGGACGAGATTATAGGCGTAATGCGGAACGTGGTCGCACAGTTCCCATCGAAGGCAACCGATAACGAGAGTGCGATCGACGTACCGCTTAGCGTACGGTTGTGGCGTGTGTCCGGCTGTCACGAACTGCTCGCATCGCTCGGCTTTGACCTAATGGAGGTCGGTCAGGATCAGGTGACGTTGCGCACGGGCAAACAGGCCAACCGGCGCAACTGCCAGTTTGTGCTGCAAGCACTGTTGGCCCTGTTCGATACGCAGGAAGCACCGAAAAGCTTGGGCATCGAGTCTAGCAGCAGCTCGGAATCGTTGAACGAAGAGGAAACGTCCGACGAGCAACAATCCGTCCAACAGTCGCAGCAATCGCAACAATCcgcacaacagcagcaacagcagcagcatcagcagcaacaacaacagcagcagtctTCTCAACAATCGCAGCAGGCCCAGCTAAAAGCATCTACCGGCGCAAGCCCAACACCGACGAGTGGTGATTCACAGCAACGCAGCATCTCACCAGCTGTGACGGTAAAGTCGCAGACGAGTTACAATTTTTCCCGACCACCGTTACCACTGCGGCGCGTCCCGTTCCTCAGCACTCGCAGTGCTTTTATCTCGTACGTCCGACGTCGTGGCGAACCGGACGGTGGACAAACTGACAGTGCACAATCCGTATCCAACGGTACTGCCGTGCCGAATGGGAATGTGCTCGATACGAGCCTGGCCAACACAACCGATAGTGAGCTATCCGATGGTTATACGACGCAACAGATACTGCTGAAAAGTGACCATCTGGCCAAGGGTCTCGGGTACTCAAGCTTGCGCGGTACGATAAAGGTGTCCCGCCCGGGTGGTGGCGGTGAAAGCGATGCCGCCTTCACGCCAAGCCCTCCGGTAACAATCCAGAACGTGGACCAGAACGTGTCGCTTGCGTTAGCTCACCAAACGCGCATTAAGAATCTGTACACGAACAATGGCAACATGCACGGTGTTGTCTCGGGTGCGCTTAATGGTGTGCACGGTCCAATAGCATCGTCCGGTATGGCGATCGGTGCCGGAGCTTACACGCTGCAGGACACGCTTCGTGACGGTGTCCATCATCATCCGAATCCGAGCCATCACCGCCGTCCGGACAGTTCCAGTTCGGCCAGTTCAGCGACCGATTGGGAAGGATCGGGACATGCAACAGTGTTGCGACGGGCGGCCCATCAAGGTCATCATCTACCGCCTTTGCCACCACCGCGCCAAACACTGCCAATGGTGGAAAGTTTACGTCCGCTGGCACCGCTTGCTCCGGTGTACAATAACATTAACGGAGCAGTCGGTCCGGGTGGTCCAACAGGCAAGAATTCCGTCCCGAATGGGGGACAGAAATCTCTCTCGGTGCTGGAGTCAACCAGTTCGGATTCGGAGTTTGAACGATCGTTTGATCTTCCGGCCGGTTCTTCCAATGCGGCATCCATCAGCAGCAAGCTAACGTCGTTAGCGCACAGCCTGCAGAGTATGCGCACTCGTAACAAGCTTAAACTGGGTCCTCCACCGCACGGACAGCAtctgcaacaacagcagcaacagcagcagcagcagcagcagcagcaccaacaacatcaacaactcCATGGTCAACAGCAATCACACGGTCAGCTGCACGGTCAGCATCAGTTACATGGAACGTCCACGGGGTCCACCACAACAATCGCACGCTCGAAGCTCCCGGTCGATCAGTTCGGTTTTCTCGATCGACTCAGCTGTCGGACGGAAATTTCATCTTCCGCCACTCTCGGCAATCATGTTGCACCTCCCCGGAAACCACTCTCCACGCTGCCGGATGATGAGCGAACGCTCAACCTGAACGCCAACAAACTCTACTTCTCACCGACCGACGCCGAGATGCTTCCGCTGGCGGAAGCGTCCCCATCGGATTTGGGGCTAGGCGCCAAAGCTCACGCCCCACCGATGGGTCAACCAATGATGGGATCGGCTGGTGTCGGTACGCTCACGGTCGTGCCCGTTACCTCCAGCAAGGACGGTACCAAATCGAACCAGAAAACGATCCAAGACTCGATCCTGCGGCATATGTCGCGCGAAATGACACCGACCATTTCGGAGGTGTACCACGAGCGTAACATCGGACTCGGATTAGCTCCGTCTCTGTCCAAGCTGCTGCTCAGCAAGAATTACGACGAATCGGCAGAACTCGGCAGCAAAGGTAGCAACTCGGTGACGGCCGTAGCAGCTtccgctgccgctgctgctgtctCCATGCTGAACAAACCGAGTGCCGCCCTAACGGTGGGCAATCTGGCCGAGGCGATGAACGAGATCGAAATGAATGCGACCACATCGAGCAAGCTGGACGAAGGTGCCTGTGCCATCTGTCACTCACCGTCCGATCTGCTGTGTGGATGCAGTGCCACCTCGACCGTGGCAGCTGTCGCCGCCATGACGGCTGCCCTCGGCGCTAACACAACCATGGCGAAGAAGTCGAGCTCCAACAAACCCTGGCTCAGCAACGTATCGCCAAACATCGTGAAGGCGAGCGATCTTACCACGGCCGATATACTcgagcagcagaagcagctgAAATCTTCCGTCAGCAGTGGGCTGACGAGCAATCTGTCCTCCTCCACGGAGAACTCGCTCTCGACCGTGGTCAAACGGAGTGGTTCGCCGTTTTCCGATTTATCGCGCCGTGACGAAGGGGACGGTCGCAGCGTTGCCGATTCGCAGTGCTCGGGTAGCTTCCGGACGGACATTACCGGTTCCACGGTAACCACATCCAAGAGTCAGCAACAGATGGTGTCatctcagcagcagcagcagcagcagcagcagcagcaacagcaacaacagcagcaccagaaacagcaacaaccatcccagcaacaacagcaaacgggTGGTGGAGAACAGAACAGTGCATCCGTGCCGTCCGTCGCCATAACAACCGCGACAACGGTAACGCAGCAACGGGGAAAGTACATCATCGATACGTGA